CGAGCCCCGGCTCCTCCCCCTCCGCGACCGGGGGCTTGCCCGGATCGCCGACGACGAACTGCGTGGCCGCCTTCGACGCCTCGTCGAACGCGTAGCGCAGCGGGTTCGACAGCACCGCGAGGGTGCCCAGGTCGATCGCGGTCCCGGGAGCGCCCTTCACGGAGACGACGCCGTCGCTGATCTCCAGGTCGCTCTCGTCGACCTCGAGCGCCTGCGCGGCGAGCCGCAGTGCCTTCTCCTTGGCCTTGCGCGCCGCCAGCGCGATCGCCGAGCCGCTCATGACGGCGGCGCGCGAGGCGAAGGTGCCGACGGAGTACGGCGAGCGTCGGGTGTCGCCCGTGACGACCTCGATGTCCTCGAACCGCGCGCCGAGCTCGTCGGCGACGATCTGGGCGAAGGCGGTCTGGTGGCCCTGACCCTGCGTGGTCAGACCCGTGGAGACCTTGACCTTGCCGCTGGTCTCGATGGTGACGTGGCCGCCCTCGTAGGGACCGACACCGGTGCCCTCGACGTAGCAGGCGATGCCGATGCCGACCTTGCGGCCCTCGGCGCGCGCCTCGTCGCGGAAGCGCTCGAAGTCCTCCCACCCGACGAGGTCCTTGGCCTTCTGCATGAGCTCGGGGTAGTTGCCCGAGTCGTAGATCAGCGGGCGACCGTCCTGGAAGCTCATCTCGCCGTGGGCGTAGGGGAACTCGTCGGGCTGGATGAAGTTGCGCTCGCGCACCAGCGTGCGGTCGAGCCCGAGGTGGGCCGCGATCGCGTCGAGCATCCGCTCCATCGCATAGACGGCCTGCGGACGGCCGGCTCCGCGGTAGGGCGTGACGATGACGGTGTTGGTGTAGAGGCTCTCGAACACAACGTGGTAGTTCGGGATCTTGTAGGGACCCAGGAACTGCGTCGAGGTGATGATCGGGACGATCAGGCCGTACGGCGTGTAGGCGCCGTGGTCGTGCCAGAACTGGAAGTCCACGCCCAGCACGCGGCCGTCGTCGTCGAAGCCGACCTCGATGTGCTGCTGCTGGCCGCGCTCGTGGGCCGAGGAGATGAAGTGCTCGCGCCGGTCCTCGATGAACTTCACCGGACGGCCCAGGGCCCGGGCCGCGAACGGCACGAGCAGCTCCTCGGGCCACGGGTGGACGATCTTCACGCCGAAGCCGCCACCCACGTCGGGGGTGACCAGGTCGACCTGACCGAGGTCGAGGCCGAGCTTCGAGGCGATCGCGGCCCGAACCCCGGTGGAGGTCTGGGTCGAGCTCCACACGCTCATCCGGCCCAGATCGCGGTCCCAGCGCGCGACCGTGCCGCGGCCCTCCATCGGGGTGGCGGCGCTGCGCTCGACCTCGATGTCGAGCACCAGCGTGTGGGGCGCCTTCGCGATGGCCGCGGCTGCGTCACCGAAGCCCTGCTCCATGCGGGCCGCGACGTTGCCGGGGACGTCGTCGTGCACCAGCCGCTCCGCTGCGCGCGCGTTGGTGATGCCGACGACGGGCGGGAGGAAGTCGTACTGCACCGTGATGCGGCCGACGGCGTCCTCGGCGATGTAGCGGTCGTCGGCGACGACCACGGCGATCGCCTCGCCGACGTAGTTGACCTCGTCCTTCGCCAGGGCGTACTGCGTGCGCCCGTGCGTGAGCGTGGGGTGCGGGATGAGCAGCGGCAGCGGCTCGGCCATCGGGCCGGTGAGGTCCTCGTAGGTGTAGACCGCGTGCACCCCCGGCAGGTCGAGGACCGGCTCGAGGTCGATGTCGACGATGCGGGCGTGGGCGTGCGGGCTGCGCAGCACCGCCATCTCGAGGGCGCCGGGCATCAGGTCGTCGGAGTAGCGGCCCTGGCCGGTGACCAGGCGCGCGTCCTCGACCCGGGCGATCGGCTCGCCGATGGACTTGGTCGTCATGCCGACTCCCCGTCCTGCTCGGCCCTGTTCTCGGCTTGGATCTCGGCGGCGCGGAGGACGGAGGCGACGATGTTCTGGTAGCCCGTGCAGCGGCACAGGTTGCCGGCGATCATGTCGCGCGCCTCGTCCTCGGTCGGGTCGGGGTTGTCCTCGAGCCCGGCGGCGATCGTGGTGAGGAAGCCCGGCGTGCAGAAGCCGCACTGCAGACCGTGGCAGTCCTTGAACGCCTGCTGCACCGGACTCAGCGAACCGTCCGCACAGGTGAGGCCCTCCACGGTGGTGATCGCGTAGTCCTGCGCTGCGACGGCGAACATCAGGCATGCCCGGGTGGGCTTGCCGTCGACGAGCACGGTGCACGCACCGCAGACGCCGTGCTCGCACCCGACGTGGGTGCCGGTGAGTCCGACGTCGTGGCGCAGCGCGTCACTCAGGAGCCGGCGCGGCTCGACCGAGATCTGGTGCTGGACTCCGTTGACGGTCAGGGTGACGGCGGTCTGTTCAGGAGCGGGCATTGCTCGGGGTTCCTTCGCTGCGGTTGCTGCGGGCCACGGCGTCGTCGTACGCCGCGCGGACCACCCGTCCGGTGAGGACACGGACGAGCTGGGCGCGGTAGTGCGCGGTGGCGTGGATGTCTGCCTCGGGCTCGAGATGGGTCAGCGCGAGCTCACCGGCCGCCCGGAGGGCCTCGTCGGTGAGTCCGTCGGAAGTCCGGTCACCCAGGACCTCGGTCAGGTCGACGACGGTCGGCACCTCCGAGACCGAGACGTAGCCGGCGCGGACCGAGGTGATCCGCTCGTCGGGGCCCAGACCCACCACGACGCCGACGCCGACGAGGGCGTAGTCGCCGTGGCGCCGGGCGATCTCGTCGAAGGCGACGCCGTGGCGTGCCGGCAGGGCCGGCACGAAGATCTCGGTGGCGATCTCGTCGGGCGCCAGACTGGTCTCGAGCGGGCCGATGAACAGCTCGTCGGCAGACAGCTCGCGGGTGCCGCGGACCGACTGGACGGTGAGGCGGCCGTCGAGCAGCGCGAACACCGTGGGCATCTCACCGGAGGCGTCGGCGTGGACGATCGAGCCCACCGTGGTGCCGCGGTTGCGGATCGTCGCGTGGGCGACGTGCTGGAGCGCGGCGGAGATCATGGGTTGCACTGCTGCGACCTGGGGGTGGGACAGCAGGTCGCTGTGGCGGACGGTCGCGCCGAAGCGGACGCCCTCTCCCGAGACGGTGATGCGGGACAGTTCTTCGATCCCGTTGATGTCGATGAGCTCGGCGACGTTGGCGAGCCGCATCGACAGCAACGGAATCAGGCTCTGGCCGCCGGCCAGGATCTTGGCGTCGGACGCGTCCGCGTAGGCGGACAGCGCCTCCGTCAGCGATCCTGGCCGGCGGTAGCCGAATGGAGCCGGCTTCATGTGTAGGTGGGGTCCTCTTCAGGCTTGTCGAGTGCGGGCTCGCGGCCCTTGACCAGGTGGTAGAGCACGATGACCAGCAGGGTGCCGAAGGCGATGCCGCTGAGCTCGAAGTTGTCGGTGACCCTGAGGGTGACGTCACCGATGCCGGCGATCAGGCCGGCGGCCAGCGGCACCATGTTGACCGGGTTGCCGAAGTCCACGCCGTTGTCGACCCAGATCTTCGCGCCGATGAGACCGATCATGCCGTAGAGCACCAAGGTCACACCGCCGAGCACGCCGCCCGGGATGGCGTTGATGATCACGCCGAACTTCGGGCACAGCCCGAGGATGATCGCGAACACCGCGGCGACATAGTAGGCGGCCGTGGAGTAGATCCGGGTGGCCGACATGACACCGATGTTCTCGGCGTACGTCGTGGTGGGCGCACCACCGAACGAGCTGGCCAGCGCGGTCGCGAAGCCGTCCGCACCGAGCGCGCGACCCATGTAGGGGTCGAGGTCGTCGCCGGTCATCTCGGCCACGGCCCGGACGTGACCGACGTTCTCGGCGATGAGGGCGATGACGCCTGGGATGACCAGCAGCACGAAGGTGAGCGAGATGCTGGGCGCGTGGACGGCGCTGACGCCGTCGGCGAGCGTGCCGCTCGGCAGACCGAACCACGGCGCGTCGCCGAGCCCGGCGAAGCCGACCCGGTCGACGGCGGCCGTGGTGCCGTCCTCCGCCGTGCGCTCCACGCCACCGATGGTGATGTCGAGCACCCAGGACAGGACGAAGCCGAAGATCAGGCCCAGGAAGACCGCGATGCGGGCCCAGAAGCCCGGGAACAGCACGGCGCCCATGACCATGAACACCGCGACCGCCAGGCCGACCCACTGGTCCTGCGGCCAGTAGATGCCCGCCACGACCGGGGCGAGGTTGAAGCCGATCAGCATGACGACCGCGCCGGTGACGGCGGGCGGCAACAGCTTGCGGAGCACGCCGGCCCCGGTGAAGTGGACGATCACACCGACCACGAGCAGCAGCAGACCGGCGACCATGATCGCGCCGGTGACTTCGGCGGAGTCACCGCCCTGCGCGCGGATCGCAGCGACGCCGGCCACGAAGGCGGCGGAGGTCCCCAGGTAGCTGGGGACGGCGTTCTTGACGACCAGCAGGAAGATGATCGTGGCGATGCCCGAGAAGAGAATGGCGAGGTTGGGGTCGAGCCCCATGACCACGGGGAAGACGAAGGTCGCGCCGAACATCGCGACGACGTGCTGGGCCCCGATGCCGACGGTGCGGCCCCAGCTCATCCGCTCGTACGGACCGACGGACTCGCCGGGCGGCGGGGTCTTCCCGTCGTGGACTAGCTTCCAGCTGAACATGCCTGACATGGACGTGCTCCTCTACGTGAGTCGGGCCTCATGGTGGGGACCCTAGTGGCCCGGCTCACAGGATGCGTTGGTAAGTCTTGACGAAGATCCGCCCTTCTTCTCATGAGGGTTTGTGCGGGAAAACCCGCACCCAGGGACCTGCTGCGCGGTAGGGTCCGCGGCTGTCCGAGGGGTCCTCCCGGCCGGCGTCACTGCTGGATCTTGTGCACCTCGAGGGCGACGGCGACGTTGAGGCGGAGGTTCGCGTCGGTGGTGAACGGACCGAGGATCTTCTCCAGCTTACCGATCCGGTAGCGCATCGTGTTGTAGTGCATGAGCAGCTCGCGGGAGGCCTCGGCGACGTTGAGGTTGTGGTCGAGGAGCACCTGCAGGGTCGTGCGCAGCTCCGTCGCCTGGGCGGTCTCCTCGGCGAGCTCGCCCAGGATGTCCTGGGCGAAGACCGTGAGCTCGTCGATGTCCGGGATCAACCCGATCAGCCGGTGGATGCCCAGGTTGTCGAAGTGGGAGGTGCTGCTGCCGCCCGTGAACCGGCGGCCGACCTCGGTCGCGCGCCGCGCCTGCTGGTAGGCGGCCGGCAACTGCTCGAAGCCGCGGACCAGCCGGCTGGTCCCGACCGAGAACGGGCGTCGCCCGCCGCCCCGGTCGCCCGAGACGCTCCGGACGATCCGCTCGACCATCTGCTGCAGCTCGGCGACTGCCGCGGCCGGCTCGGCGGCGAGGTCCTCACGCCCCTCGGGCAGCGACAGGATCACCACGACCTCGTCACCGAAGTCCGCCACCGGGTACGCCGGCGACTCGCGCCCGACCACCTGCGTCCACGCGAGGTGGAAGCGCGACTGCCAGGCGCGCCGCACGCGTGTGGAGGCCGGCTCCTCCCGCGGATCCTGCGGGTCGATCTGCGCCGCCACGACGATGCACGGCATGTCGAGGCGCCAGCCCAGCCCGACGGCGTACACCTCGGCGTGCTCGCGGTTCTTAGACCGTCCACTGAGCACGTCGCGCAGGAAGTCGCCGCGGTACTTGTTCTCCACGACGTTGAGCGCCTGGCGCTGCGTGATCTGCAGCGCCAGCAGGCTCGCCGCCCGCTGCAGCGCGTAGCGCACGTCCTCGCCGATGGCGTGCTCCGGAGCGAAGGCGACCAGCCGCGCCAGGTCGTTGCCCGCCGCGACGATCGGCTCAGCGACCAGCTGCCCGCCGCCGGCGGTCTGGGCCGGCGTCCGGATGCGCTCGACCCGGAACCGACCCGTCTCGTCGTAGAGGTCCGCCTCGGCCAGCTCGGCGCGCATCTCCTCGGTCATCACGGCGGCCATCTGCCGCCCGTCGACACTCGTCACCAGGACACCGAGCGCAAGCACCGACGCGATCTGCTCGGCGATCCGCTGGACGTCCGCGCCCTCCAGCAGCAGACCCTCGAGCAACGCGTGCAGCTCGTAGGTGCGCTGCAGGACGTCGTTCTGCACACCCGCGACGTCGACCATCATCTGCGAGAACAGCTGGTCGAACGGCACGTCGGCGGGCAGGCTCACGATCGGGAACTCGAGCTCGTCGGCAAGCTCCAGCACCTCGGGCGGCAGCTCGTCGAGATGCGTCCCGAACTGCACGCCCAGCCCCGCCACCTCGAGGTCGTCCAGCTGCGAGAGGAACCGGCACAGTCCGGCGGTGGACAGGCCGCCGGTCGGGTCGAGGTGGCGCAGCGGGAAGCCCCCGGTCATGACGAAGGTGTGCGGACGCACCCAGTCGAGGACGTCGGGTGCCTCCACGATGCTCACCGTCGTGATGGTCCGGCCCTGCCCACCCTGACCCGCGAGGATCCGCGACTTCAGCAGCCCACCGACCTCCAGGACGTCGCGCACGGGCACCCGGTAGCTGTCTCTCATCAGCCTTTGCACACTCGCTCTCGGATCTTTGTCAACTTGTGCCGTCTGAACCCTGCCACACCGCCCGTAGAGTCGTGAGTTCGATCGCCGCTGTTGTCCGGCTCGTCCCGAGGAGAGTTGCCATGCTGCCGAGCGCCGCCGTCCCGGGCGCCGCCGCGGTGTGGGTGGC
The nucleotide sequence above comes from Nocardioides massiliensis. Encoded proteins:
- the cutA gene encoding aerobic carbon-monoxide dehydrogenase large subunit; translated protein: MTTKSIGEPIARVEDARLVTGQGRYSDDLMPGALEMAVLRSPHAHARIVDIDLEPVLDLPGVHAVYTYEDLTGPMAEPLPLLIPHPTLTHGRTQYALAKDEVNYVGEAIAVVVADDRYIAEDAVGRITVQYDFLPPVVGITNARAAERLVHDDVPGNVAARMEQGFGDAAAAIAKAPHTLVLDIEVERSAATPMEGRGTVARWDRDLGRMSVWSSTQTSTGVRAAIASKLGLDLGQVDLVTPDVGGGFGVKIVHPWPEELLVPFAARALGRPVKFIEDRREHFISSAHERGQQQHIEVGFDDDGRVLGVDFQFWHDHGAYTPYGLIVPIITSTQFLGPYKIPNYHVVFESLYTNTVIVTPYRGAGRPQAVYAMERMLDAIAAHLGLDRTLVRERNFIQPDEFPYAHGEMSFQDGRPLIYDSGNYPELMQKAKDLVGWEDFERFRDEARAEGRKVGIGIACYVEGTGVGPYEGGHVTIETSGKVKVSTGLTTQGQGHQTAFAQIVADELGARFEDIEVVTGDTRRSPYSVGTFASRAAVMSGSAIALAARKAKEKALRLAAQALEVDESDLEISDGVVSVKGAPGTAIDLGTLAVLSNPLRYAFDEASKAATQFVVGDPGKPPVAEGEEPGL
- a CDS encoding (2Fe-2S)-binding protein, with the protein product MPAPEQTAVTLTVNGVQHQISVEPRRLLSDALRHDVGLTGTHVGCEHGVCGACTVLVDGKPTRACLMFAVAAQDYAITTVEGLTCADGSLSPVQQAFKDCHGLQCGFCTPGFLTTIAAGLEDNPDPTEDEARDMIAGNLCRCTGYQNIVASVLRAAEIQAENRAEQDGESA
- a CDS encoding FAD binding domain-containing protein — protein: MKPAPFGYRRPGSLTEALSAYADASDAKILAGGQSLIPLLSMRLANVAELIDINGIEELSRITVSGEGVRFGATVRHSDLLSHPQVAAVQPMISAALQHVAHATIRNRGTTVGSIVHADASGEMPTVFALLDGRLTVQSVRGTRELSADELFIGPLETSLAPDEIATEIFVPALPARHGVAFDEIARRHGDYALVGVGVVVGLGPDERITSVRAGYVSVSEVPTVVDLTEVLGDRTSDGLTDEALRAAGELALTHLEPEADIHATAHYRAQLVRVLTGRVVRAAYDDAVARSNRSEGTPSNARS
- a CDS encoding uracil-xanthine permease family protein, whose protein sequence is MSGMFSWKLVHDGKTPPPGESVGPYERMSWGRTVGIGAQHVVAMFGATFVFPVVMGLDPNLAILFSGIATIIFLLVVKNAVPSYLGTSAAFVAGVAAIRAQGGDSAEVTGAIMVAGLLLLVVGVIVHFTGAGVLRKLLPPAVTGAVVMLIGFNLAPVVAGIYWPQDQWVGLAVAVFMVMGAVLFPGFWARIAVFLGLIFGFVLSWVLDITIGGVERTAEDGTTAAVDRVGFAGLGDAPWFGLPSGTLADGVSAVHAPSISLTFVLLVIPGVIALIAENVGHVRAVAEMTGDDLDPYMGRALGADGFATALASSFGGAPTTTYAENIGVMSATRIYSTAAYYVAAVFAIILGLCPKFGVIINAIPGGVLGGVTLVLYGMIGLIGAKIWVDNGVDFGNPVNMVPLAAGLIAGIGDVTLRVTDNFELSGIAFGTLLVIVLYHLVKGREPALDKPEEDPTYT
- a CDS encoding PucR family transcriptional regulator; the encoded protein is MRDSYRVPVRDVLEVGGLLKSRILAGQGGQGRTITTVSIVEAPDVLDWVRPHTFVMTGGFPLRHLDPTGGLSTAGLCRFLSQLDDLEVAGLGVQFGTHLDELPPEVLELADELEFPIVSLPADVPFDQLFSQMMVDVAGVQNDVLQRTYELHALLEGLLLEGADVQRIAEQIASVLALGVLVTSVDGRQMAAVMTEEMRAELAEADLYDETGRFRVERIRTPAQTAGGGQLVAEPIVAAGNDLARLVAFAPEHAIGEDVRYALQRAASLLALQITQRQALNVVENKYRGDFLRDVLSGRSKNREHAEVYAVGLGWRLDMPCIVVAAQIDPQDPREEPASTRVRRAWQSRFHLAWTQVVGRESPAYPVADFGDEVVVILSLPEGREDLAAEPAAAVAELQQMVERIVRSVSGDRGGGRRPFSVGTSRLVRGFEQLPAAYQQARRATEVGRRFTGGSSTSHFDNLGIHRLIGLIPDIDELTVFAQDILGELAEETAQATELRTTLQVLLDHNLNVAEASRELLMHYNTMRYRIGKLEKILGPFTTDANLRLNVAVALEVHKIQQ